From a region of the Buteo buteo chromosome 7, bButBut1.hap1.1, whole genome shotgun sequence genome:
- the TMEM41A gene encoding transmembrane protein 41A isoform X1, giving the protein MWRRLAGLLLVFAAATAALWLLSSRLSAGQARRPLRFPSDLEELRELAEALRDYERQHGGAALALFCAAYLYKQSFAIPGSSLLNVLAGALFGPWTGLVLCSALTSVGATFCYLLSGAFGKQFVVYYFPDKVALLQRKVEENRSCLFFFLLFLRLFPMTPNWFLNLSAPILNIPVSQFFFSVLIGLTPYNFICVQTGAILSQITSLDAIFSWDTLLKLLAMAVAALIPGTLIKKYSKKHLKLDEDKHAQLLNGKKSL; this is encoded by the exons ATGTGGCGGCGGCTGGCCGGGCTGCTGCTCGTCTTCGCGGCCGCCACGGCCGCCCTCTGGCTGCTGTCGTCCCGGCTGAGCGCGGGGCAGGCGCGCAG GCCGCTGCGGTTCCCGTCGGACCTGGAGGAGCTGCGGGAGCTGGCCGAGGCGCTGCGGGACTACGAGCGGCAGCACGGGGGCGCGGCGCTGGCCCTCTTCTGTGCCGCCTACCTCTACAAGCAGAGCTTCGCCATCCCCGGCTCCAGCCTCCTG AACGTTCTGGCTGGAGCGCTGTTCGGGCCGTGGACCGGGCTGGTGCTGTGCTCAGCCCTAACATCTGTGGGAGCGACCTTCTGCTACCTGCTCTCTGGCGCGTTCGGAAAGCAGTTTGTCGTCTACTACTTTCCTGATAAAGTGGCTCTGCTGCAAAGAAAG GTAGAAGAGAACAGgagctgcttatttttcttcttgttgttcCTGAGGCTGTTCCCCATGACACCAAACTGGTTTCTGAATCTCTCAGCTCCCATTTTAAACATCCCTGTGTCCcagttcttcttttctgttctcatcG GTCTTACACCGTATAATTTCATCTGTGTCCAGACAGGAGCCATTCTGTCACAAATCACCTCTTTGGATGCCATTTTCTCCTGGGACACACTGCTCAAACTGCTTGCGATGGCTGTGGCAGCATTGATACCAGGGACCCTCATcaagaaatacagcaagaaGCACTTGAAGCTGGATGAAGACAAGCATGCTCAGTTACTCAATGGCAAAAAGAGCTTGTGA
- the TMEM41A gene encoding transmembrane protein 41A isoform X2, whose protein sequence is MWRRLAGLLLVFAAATAALWLLSSRLSAGQARRPLRFPSDLEELRELAEALRDYERQHGGAALALFCAAYLYKQSFAIPGSSLLNVLAGALFGPWTGLVLCSALTSVGATFCYLLSGAFGKQFVVYYFPDKVALLQRKVEENRSCLFFFLLFLRLFPMTPNWFLNLSAPILNIPVSQFFFSVLIDRSHSVTNHLFGCHFLLGHTAQTACDGCGSIDTRDPHQEIQQEALEAG, encoded by the exons ATGTGGCGGCGGCTGGCCGGGCTGCTGCTCGTCTTCGCGGCCGCCACGGCCGCCCTCTGGCTGCTGTCGTCCCGGCTGAGCGCGGGGCAGGCGCGCAG GCCGCTGCGGTTCCCGTCGGACCTGGAGGAGCTGCGGGAGCTGGCCGAGGCGCTGCGGGACTACGAGCGGCAGCACGGGGGCGCGGCGCTGGCCCTCTTCTGTGCCGCCTACCTCTACAAGCAGAGCTTCGCCATCCCCGGCTCCAGCCTCCTG AACGTTCTGGCTGGAGCGCTGTTCGGGCCGTGGACCGGGCTGGTGCTGTGCTCAGCCCTAACATCTGTGGGAGCGACCTTCTGCTACCTGCTCTCTGGCGCGTTCGGAAAGCAGTTTGTCGTCTACTACTTTCCTGATAAAGTGGCTCTGCTGCAAAGAAAG GTAGAAGAGAACAGgagctgcttatttttcttcttgttgttcCTGAGGCTGTTCCCCATGACACCAAACTGGTTTCTGAATCTCTCAGCTCCCATTTTAAACATCCCTGTGTCCcagttcttcttttctgttctcatcG ACAGGAGCCATTCTGTCACAAATCACCTCTTTGGATGCCATTTTCTCCTGGGACACACTGCTCAAACTGCTTGCGATGGCTGTGGCAGCATTGATACCAGGGACCCTCATcaagaaatacagcaagaaGCACTTGAAGCTGGATGA